A stretch of Penaeus vannamei isolate JL-2024 chromosome 18, ASM4276789v1, whole genome shotgun sequence DNA encodes these proteins:
- the LOC113807639 gene encoding serine/threonine-protein kinase PknB-like, which produces MKFASSINIYRSFILEAMVMKLFAEYRSGFQCLVGLCPEKLGLVTKDAGISLDHFMHDSKLDPNHKFSILTQLCKILSDLHQHGFVHNDVKLQNVCLRMSASGPVVTLIDFGITMLTGWKVGLDTTWNASLPYAPEICGEDSDTCSRESDTFSIGQLLRCLFDGTQLPPLLSSWYARSQSRRPSERSNLSLLVKFVEEQRLSHLRFGR; this is translated from the coding sequence ATGAAATTCGCATCATCTATCAACATTTACCGGTCCTTTATTCTGGAAGCCATGGTCATGAAGCTCTTTGCCGAATACCGCAGCGGCTTCCAGTGCCTCGTGGGCCTCTGCCCAGAGAAACTAGGTCTCGTGACCAAGGACGCCGGCATATCCCTGGACCACTTTATGCACGACAGCAAATTGGATCCGAACCACAAATTCTCCATCTTGACGCAGCTCTGCAAGATCCTGTCGGACTTGCACCAGCACGGCTTCGTGCACAACGACGTCAAGCTGCAGAACGTGTGTCTCAGGATGAGCGCGTCGGGCCCCGTGGTGACCCTTATCGACTTCGGCATCACCATGCTGACCGGCTGGAAAGTAGGACTAGATACAACGTGGAATGCATCTTTGCCTTACGCGCCCGAGATCTGCGGCGAGGACAGTGACACGTGCAGCAGGGAATCCGACACCTTCAGTATCGGCCAACTCCTGCGCTGTCTCTTCGACGGCACGCAGTTGCCACCCCTGCTCAGCAGCTGGTACGCTAGGAGCCAGTCCAGGCGCCCGAGCGAGCGCAGCAACCTGTCCCTGTTGGTGAAGTTCGTGGAGGAGCAGAGATTATCGCATCTCCGCTTTGGCCGCTGA
- the LOC138864805 gene encoding uncharacterized protein yields MKFASSINIYRSFILEAMVMKLFAEYRSGFQCLVGLCPEKLGLVTKDAGISLDHFMHDSKLDPNHKFSILTQLYKILSDLHQHGFVHNDVKLQNVCLRMSASGPVVTLIDFGITMLTGWKVGLDTTWNASLPYAPEICGEDSGTCSRESDTFSVGQLLRCLFDGTQLPPLLSSWYARSQSRRPSERSNLSLLVKFVEEQRLSHLRFGR; encoded by the coding sequence ATGAAATTCGCATCATCTATCAACATTTACCGGTCCTTTATTCTGGAAGCCATGGTCATGAAGCTCTTTGCCGAATACCGCAGCGGCTTCCAGTGCCTCGTGGGCCTCTGCCCAGAGAAACTAGGTCTCGTGACCAAGGACGCCGGCATATCCCTGGACCACTTTATGCACGACAGCAAATTGGATCCGAACCACAAATTCTCCATCTTGACGCAGCTCTACAAGATCCTGTCGGACTTGCACCAGCACGGCTTCGTGCACAACGACGTCAAGCTGCAGAACGTGTGTCTCAGGATGAGCGCGTCGGGCCCCGTGGTGACCCTCATCGACTTCGGCATCACCATGTTGACCGGCTGGAAAGTAGGACTAGATACAACGTGGAATGCATCTTTGCCTTACGCGCCCGAGATCTGCGGCGAGGACAGTGGCACGTGCAGCAGGGAATCCGACACCTTCAGTGTCGGCCAGCTCCTGCGCTGTCTCTTCGACGGCACGCAGTTGCCACCCCTGCTCAGCAGCTGGTACGCTAGGAGCCAGTCCAGGCGCCCGAGCGAGCGCAGCAACCTGTCCCTGTTGGTGAAGTTCGTGGAAGAGCAGAGATTATCGCATCTCCGCTTTGGCCGCTGA